Sequence from the Camelus dromedarius isolate mCamDro1 chromosome 12, mCamDro1.pat, whole genome shotgun sequence genome:
ttaatttacaatactatattagtttcaggtgtataacatactGAGTCTACATTTTTATGGATTATATTGCattcaaagttataaaataatggctatattttcccatgctgtacaatatatccttgctgcttatttattttatacatagtagtttgtatcttttattttcattataagctattacaaggtactgaatacagttccctatgtagtttttatctcttaatcccataccccagTTTTGCTCCTACCTGTTCCCTCCCCcctctgataaccactagtttgttttctatgtgtatgagcctgtttctattttgttatatacattcatttctttaattttttagattccatacataagtgataACACAGAGCATGTGTccttctctatctgacttattatacttagcataatattctctacgtccatccatgtagttgcaaatggcaatatttcattcttttttttttatggtggagtAATAGTtgatgtgtgtgtgattgtgtgtgtgtgtgtgtgtatgacttcttctttataaatacatatatactcttTTATCCATaccttcttcagcatttattatttatagactatTTGATGATACCCATTCTTATCAGTGTGAGGTGAtccctcattgtggttttgatttgcatttttctaaaaaCCATTGATGCCGAGcgtcttttcacgtgcctgttgaccatctgtatgtgttcttggagaaatgtctatgtaggtcttctgcctattttttactAATCTATTCCTTTAATGTAGCTCTCCAGTTCTCCAGCATCACTTATGAAAAggactctcttttctccatagaatacttgcctcctttgtcatagattaattgaccataaatgtatgggtttatttatgggctattcttttccactgacttatgtgtctgtttttatgccaggactatgttgttttgattactgtcactttgtagtatagtctgaatcAGGGACCGTGAcccctccagctttgttttttttctcaagatgCTTTGGGAATTTGTGGTGTTTTgtgtttccaaataaaatttatgattatttgttctacattttagaaaatgtccTAGGTAGTTTGATAGTgactgcattaaatctataggttGCTTTGGGTACTATGGACACTTTaacattaattcttctaatccaggaACACAgggtatctttctatttctttgtaccATCTCCAAAttccttcatcaatattttatagttttcagagtatatgtctttcatctccttggttaattTGATTCCcagctattttattctttttgatgtggtCAAAAATGGAATTGTTCCCTCAATTTCTTTTACTGATAACTCATTAgaagtgtatagaaaagcaacagatttctgaaaATTGATCACAGAGTTCTGTATAATAGTATGACATAGGCTAATTGAGTGTCTTTTCTTCCCCCAGCCATGGACACAGGAGATGATAATGAGCCCCTGCTCAGAGGCAAAAGGGGGCAAGATCTCCAAGGGAGGCTGAGAGAAGTAGGACTGGCAGTCGAGTTCTGGTTGCCAAAGCTGCAGGAACACCTGGGTGTGACCTGTGCCCAGGCCTTACAACACCTAGAAGAGGAAGATCTCCAGAAGCTGAAATCCCTGACACAACATTCTTGGGAGAAGAAAGCCCTGGAGAGGTTGCTTAACCAGTCACACTCGAATAGTCTTTCACAGTTACAGGAGTGTCAGgtgaaaacaatacagaaaaaacaGAAGCAGGCAGAAGAGACTCTGCAGGAGCTAGAAGAGTTGCTTTCagaagggaggcagaggcaggaagaagcagtgaggaaaaaggaggaagagctgAGGCAGGCACTGGAAATCCCCAAAGAGTACTGGCCACCTCCTGAAAAGTCCCTCCAAGAAGTCACAGAAAACCTGCAGAAACAACTCAACCACACAGAGGGGACACTGTCTCACAGGAAAAACCTCCCAGATGGAGAGCTGGTGAGATATGCATCTGGAGGACTAGCCCTGCAGGGAATTTACAAAACTAGTGACAAAGGGAGCCTgatagagaagagagaggagctaCTCAGTGTCCCCAAGGAGTTCTCACTCTGTGGCCCACAGCAGGGTACACAGATGAAAACAATAGAATTTACATCTTCTCAAGCAGAATCCATGTTCACTCAGACTATAGAGAAGCTGGGCTTCAGTGCAACTGCCTTAGCAAAGGGTGGAGGTTGGGGATTAAGCCTAAAAGCTGGTATGGATCAGAAGAAAGACTCAGAATCTGAGGAAAGACGGCAGTCACATTCTAAGCACTCTTATTTCTGCTCAACCAAGTTCAACTACATCCCGCTGGCCTCCTGCCACTTTGCTGTTGATCAGCTCCAATTCTCCAAGGCTGCTCTCCAGGAACTGAAATGCATTGAAGATCTTTTGGGTCAGCCCACAGACTCAGATAGACTTCCCTTGCTGAGGCGCAGGACTGAAGAATTCTTCCAAAGGTTTGGCTCTCATGCTAACCAGGGCCCTTTCCACCTGGGAGGAATCTACTGGTGGAAAGCCATTTCAGAGGGTTTCCAAAGTGAGCAGCTGGAAGCAGTCAAACAGCAGACAGCAGAGGCCCTGGATATTTATATAACGGGGAGCTACACTGGCTTTGGAGTGAAAGGTGCTGCAGGTGTGAATGTGTCACAGTCTCATTCAAAAATAGCCTCTCAGAGCTCAAGCTTACAAAATCTCCAAACCAAAGTGCAATTATCTGTGGTCCAGACAGGTGGTCCACCAGAAGCAAATGGCcttttacagtggaaaactgGCCTGGTGGCCAATAATCAAACCTGGTGTGTCATTGACCGGGGAAATCAGCTGGTGCCCATTTGGGATATCATCCTTTCCAGCAACAGAAGTGATTTCAAGGATCCTTTTCAGGTAGCTAACTGCCTGAAACAGAGCTACACTGCTCTGACTGGGCTCACTGCCCAGATCCAGGAGGGAGAAGAATTACTGAATGCTGAGAAGACAGCTACTGTTTTCCTAGACAATGTGAAATCCTGGGAGGTTTCCGATCCTGAAGAGCAGCTGAAAAAGCTGATACATTTCATGCAAATGTTgactcagaaaataaaaagttatgacTTTTGGATTCATAGATGCCTCACAGATTGGGGTCTACAaaattttctaataaatactGTCAACTTTTGCAAAAAATCTTCTATTTATGGAACTGAATTTATCAAATCTCAGTTGCGCAGCCTTTTGGATCCTCACATCTACAGAGTGTCAAACTTTCCACAGGCTGATTCCATTATGCAGTGGATCTTCCAGTCAGAGCCAGAACAAGAGCATGTCAACATCACCAAATTTTCTGAATTGATTAAAATCCTTGAAAAAAACAAGAATGACCTTATGGAAGGGAAGGCCAAATCTGAGTCCACAGAATCAGTGGAAGAAGCTCAAGTAAAGGCTACTTATGAGGTCAGCGTTTCCCTTGGCTGCTTCTTGAATTACCTCCGAGAAACAGGGCAGCAAGACACACACATCTTGCTACTTTCCATTGCAACTGGTGCAGGATATCATGGGGTAAACAATACTTTTCAGTATCTCCTGGGGTGTGATGAGTTAGACTTCCTACTGAATAAAATGCAAAGTGCCAAAGGTAAATACAAGgagctcaaaaatatttgtgactACAGGGCTCATGCATTCCTGGTACTCACAGGTTTGACAGCTACAGCTGGCATCAAAGCTGTTTCTCCAGAGGAGAAAACACAACGCTTAGCATTGGTAAGACATCACATGGCACAATCTTTGTCTAAAGAAGTTGTACAACTCCTCTCCAAACCTGGAGCAGATCATAATTGGGAAAACCTAGAAAAAGACCTGAGATCGCTCATTGATGGGGATTATGGAGACACCATCTCTTCATTGCAAAGGGATGAGGTGAGAAAACAATTGCAAAGTCTCTTCTATGAAAAGAAACAGTCCCATAAATCACatgataatgaaaataacaaaCACAAGGTCACAGAGAATCAAACCTTCCTAGAATTACTCCAGCGTCTAAACCTAGAACATTACTACCCAAAAAAAATGAGCACAGCTAACTTCCATCAGATCTACAAGAAGTCTGTGCACAATACCCAGCCCTGCTCTGAAAGGGAGCTTCCCTTCTATTTCCTACAGAAGCTACTGATGCTGGATTATGGGCTTAGATACCTGATCATCAAAGATGGTGGATACACAGAGAAGCAAGTCTATCCAAGCACCTCAAATCAAGAAAATGACACTTTTGATCCATATGAAGACCTTTTTGAAGACAATGATAGTCTCACTAATTCTTCAGCACCTAATGTGACGCCCTACATTCACCCTATGGATATTCAGATGGCAATTCTTTACTGTGCAGATGTTCTTTCCAGACAATATATTTTGGCCAAACTTTCCATTTGTCAGtttgccctccccctcctcatacCTAATCCCTGCAATTCTCAAATTGAATTCTCCCTCTGGTCTCTCAGTCAAATTAGGAGGAGCTGGCAGCAAGCAAGGAAATCAACAAAGGAGCAGAAGGACAATTACAAGAATCAGCAGATGTGTCGTGTCTCTACCCCCATTGTGTCCTTTCTTAGAATTGGAAATGACTTCTCTGCCTCCAAATCTCAGATCATGAACTGTCTTCTCACTAAACGAAAGCATGATGTCTTTTTTCACCGACACTGCAAagggagcagcaggaactctcTCTTGATGGGAGGTGTGGTGGAAGTTGCCTGGTTCTGTCCTGGCGGGGAAGATGAGGACAGATTTGACAACTGCTTGACCTTCACCAATCTTCACGGAGATGCAAAGGAACATAAGAAGCAACTCACATTTTTGCTGGAGGTCTCTTCTCTCATTGTGGTCCTCATGTCAACTTCTGATGACAATAAAGAAAACCGAAAAATTATCCATGACCTGTGTCAGGCATCAAAACCTTTAATCTGTTTGCTTGATGATAAAGAAAAACTGATGGCCAATACTTCTGGCCTAAGGGTGAAAATTGGAATTAGGAACAGAAATGAAGCAGAATTAATAGAGGAGCTCACAATTACAATCAGATGGTTGCTAGAGCTCTCTGACACCACTCTCAGCCTGGAGGATTGTGCCCAAGTTGCTCGCAAGCAAGGACTGCTTATTGATGAAGACCAGAGAGATTGCAAAGAAGCCAAAGAAAAGGCAGAGGTTCTAATGGCCCTACTGGAAGAAGTGAAAAtatctcagatgaaggaaaacttaCTACCCCTTCAGGGAAAACTGTGGCAACTTTGGTGTAAAAAGGACAAAGAACTCTATCATCTAAGAGAAAAGGGGAATCGGACCATCGAACAACACAAGAGTGAGATTGAGATGGAGAAACAATTAATACGACAGGAACAGCTGAACAGAGCCTTTCCTCTCAATAGTTTAATACATTCTGTCCTTGAAATTCTCCAAAATCATTCAGAAACTCACACCAAACTCTACTTCTTGCAATGGCTGAGTGTGTTTTTAGACAAATTGACTGCAGGACACTTGGAAAAgctaaatgagaagaaaaaggcTTTGTGGTCACTGGtccaaaaagaaaagcaagaggcACCAAAAAGTAAGTCCCTGAAAGCCTGGCAAAGTGAGATAGAAGCTATCTCCAGAGAGATTAGTGACTGTTCCTTAGGAACTGAGCAAATTCTCAGAGAAGTTGGCCAGATCTATGAAGCTCTGGAGGAAGCTTCCTCTACTTTGGGGGAAGCTTTTATTGAtagtctccttctctcccttccccacattGCTGCAGATCTGATGATATCTGGGGTTCCCATTGAGCTGATGGATGGGGATGCTTCATATGTACCCCTAAAGTGGGTGGCAGCTGTTTTCGACCAGGTATCTGAGAAACTTGGAAACAAACGGCTGTTTGTTCTCTCAATCCTTGGCCTACAGAGCTCAGGGAAATCCACCCTGCTGAATGCCCTTTTTGGGCTGCAGTTCACTGTCAGTGCTGGGAGGTGTACCCGGGGGGCCTATATGCAGCTC
This genomic interval carries:
- the LOC105096171 gene encoding interferon-induced very large GTPase 1, which translates into the protein MDTGDDNEPLLRGKRGQDLQGRLREVGLAVEFWLPKLQEHLGVTCAQALQHLEEEDLQKLKSLTQHSWEKKALERLLNQSHSNSLSQLQECQVKTIQKKQKQAEETLQELEELLSEGRQRQEEAVRKKEEELRQALEIPKEYWPPPEKSLQEVTENLQKQLNHTEGTLSHRKNLPDGELVRYASGGLALQGIYKTSDKGSLIEKREELLSVPKEFSLCGPQQGTQMKTIEFTSSQAESMFTQTIEKLGFSATALAKGGGWGLSLKAGMDQKKDSESEERRQSHSKHSYFCSTKFNYIPLASCHFAVDQLQFSKAALQELKCIEDLLGQPTDSDRLPLLRRRTEEFFQRFGSHANQGPFHLGGIYWWKAISEGFQSEQLEAVKQQTAEALDIYITGSYTGFGVKGAAGVNVSQSHSKIASQSSSLQNLQTKVQLSVVQTGGPPEANGLLQWKTGLVANNQTWCVIDRGNQLVPIWDIILSSNRSDFKDPFQVANCLKQSYTALTGLTAQIQEGEELLNAEKTATVFLDNVKSWEVSDPEEQLKKLIHFMQMLTQKIKSYDFWIHRCLTDWGLQNFLINTVNFCKKSSIYGTEFIKSQLRSLLDPHIYRVSNFPQADSIMQWIFQSEPEQEHVNITKFSELIKILEKNKNDLMEGKAKSESTESVEEAQVKATYEVSVSLGCFLNYLRETGQQDTHILLLSIATGAGYHGVNNTFQYLLGCDELDFLLNKMQSAKGKYKELKNICDYRAHAFLVLTGLTATAGIKAVSPEEKTQRLALVRHHMAQSLSKEVVQLLSKPGADHNWENLEKDLRSLIDGDYGDTISSLQRDEVRKQLQSLFYEKKQSHKSHDNENNKHKVTENQTFLELLQRLNLEHYYPKKMSTANFHQIYKKSVHNTQPCSERELPFYFLQKLLMLDYGLRYLIIKDGGYTEKQVYPSTSNQENDTFDPYEDLFEDNDSLTNSSAPNVTPYIHPMDIQMAILYCADVLSRQYILAKLSICQFALPLLIPNPCNSQIEFSLWSLSQIRRSWQQARKSTKEQKDNYKNQQMCRVSTPIVSFLRIGNDFSASKSQIMNCLLTKRKHDVFFHRHCKGSSRNSLLMGGVVEVAWFCPGGEDEDRFDNCLTFTNLHGDAKEHKKQLTFLLEVSSLIVVLMSTSDDNKENRKIIHDLCQASKPLICLLDDKEKLMANTSGLRVKIGIRNRNEAELIEELTITIRWLLELSDTTLSLEDCAQVARKQGLLIDEDQRDCKEAKEKAEVLMALLEEVKISQMKENLLPLQGKLWQLWCKKDKELYHLREKGNRTIEQHKSEIEMEKQLIRQEQLNRAFPLNSLIHSVLEILQNHSETHTKLYFLQWLSVFLDKLTAGHLEKLNEKKKALWSLVQKEKQEAPKSKSLKAWQSEIEAISREISDCSLGTEQILREVGQIYEALEEASSTLGEAFIDSLLLSLPHIAADLMISGVPIELMDGDASYVPLKWVAAVFDQVSEKLGNKRLFVLSILGLQSSGKSTLLNALFGLQFTVSAGRCTRGAYMQLLKVEETFTEELGFDFMLVVDTEGLRAPELSNKSQNRDNELATFVIGLGNLTLINIFGENPSEMQDILQIVVQAFLRMKQVKISPSCLFVHQNVGEVTAKDQTMEGRRWLEQRLDEMAATAAEEEQCSDVTRFSDVIKFDVNTHVYYFAHLWDGNPPMAPPNPRYSHNVQELKSRILLAAKQECRGSIMKISDVKFRIQDLWRALLNENFIFSFRNTREVMAMSKLETMYNYWTWELRSHVLTLQDQLINQIQNGKIQTPETHMLKAPVTGKYEAIKKELEKFFNEDPDSEVLVQWKGNFENKLMNLKEKLILDSQSKVQELISFKKNQEKLDNKKSGYEKELLEKSRKLALTVKGTELSEEELHEKFNPLWEKWVCDVSSNLPPVTEPNIEVDSESILLDYFKKEKYMLMDRLKKNSGEKFQIKYDKHIKMNKRYLNIYPLTLEPQDMESINITTDQIISKFSEAINSISRQRHDYHPSYFYEILKIIDEEVKSAPTQERYTVTRKYEIDLSLCLFRSAAMKFKEIHKAFKRANDPVNYLESKKDDFFMSFKISCQGATSIKTFVDFLWHKLTPAISTTVRKTMAPKIGGDMRATCPAFSGNRANLEKHILISLAEEENFDNYWQYLRNSESFFKNYIENCIKRYCSEQRNEKMKTFLKISLDDIKNAILSAIHASTAIAKDKSSTVSEWLDLFCDHLGGNLIFPRKDLVSIEHQEIKDIEFLKEAMSKALDPEMEKAAQKCLCTLVEDIVPEIQKMLSEHLCGCWKQCPLCTAICTNTIPTHEGDHSVPFHRPEALSGRHWHQTDQFNINFCTSMVASDCFLRFEDGRKIPYKNYRQAGGEYAKWSITPDTSTQPYWKWFVSHFRSQLEEKYHSKFIGKGAIPDAWNKITKLEVLDYLKNN